The following coding sequences lie in one Hippopotamus amphibius kiboko isolate mHipAmp2 chromosome 7, mHipAmp2.hap2, whole genome shotgun sequence genomic window:
- the GNPTAB gene encoding N-acetylglucosamine-1-phosphotransferase subunits alpha/beta isoform X7, translating to MDRMLPLNHFLLTFSFMLQLYSEASVALLKLHNPKDFQELNKQAKKNMSIDGKELTISPAYLLWDLSAVSQSKQEEDASASRFEDNEELRYSLRSVERHAPWVRNIFIVTNGQIPSWLNLDNPRVKIVTHQDVFRNLSHLPTFSSPAIESHIHRIEGLSQKFIYLNDDVMFGKDVWPDDFYSHSKGQKVYLTWPVPNCAEGCPGSWIKDGYCDKACNNSACDWDGGDCSGNSGASRYIAGGGGTGSLGVGQPWHFGGGISGISYCNQGCANSWLADKFCDQACNVLSCGFDAGDCGQDHFHELYKVTLLPNQTHYVIPKGECLPYFSFAEIAKRGIEGAYSDNPIIRHASIANKWRTIHLLMHSGMNATTIHFNLTFQSTNDEEFKIQIAVEVDTREEPKRNSTTRKSPQSVVSPTTLLPEVEILFEDIPEEKRFPKVKRHDVNTTGRLQVGVEIPLVNISLLPRETQLSLNHLDLQLERGDITMKGYNLSKSALLRSFLMNPQDAVLTIKHPPVTEQRNDSLEAPLEEQVHKSILPSSSLSFPAVTMTVNGHPQNQTPPLDVETKARFRSKTVTPKVGAGSVSKEKLSSLVFPLENRERQDKVITGEEQEKNRMEENANSFLGGDEVLPGRKLQHYTDSYLGFLPWEKKKYFQDLLDEEESLKTQLAYFTDSRHTGRQLKDTFADSLRYVNKILNGKFGFTSRKVPAHMPHMIDRIVMQELQDMFPEEFDKTSFHKVRHSEDMQFAFSYFYYLMSAVQPLNISQVFDEVDTDQSGVLSDREIRTLATRIHDLPLSLQDLTGLEHMLINCSKMLPANITQLNNIPPTQEAYYDPNLPPVTKSLVTNCKPVTDKIHKAYKDKNKYRFEIMGEEEIAFKMIRTNVSHVVGQLDDIRKNPRKFVCLNDNIDHNHKDAQTVKAVLRDFYESMFPIPSQFELPREYRNRFLHMHELQEWRAYRDKLKFWTHCVLATLIMFTVFSFFAEQLIALKRKIFPRRRIHKEASPDRIRV from the exons TTGCAGTTGTATTCAGAGGCCAGTGTAGCACTTCTAAAGTTGCATAACCCCAAAGATTTCCAAGAACTGAATAAGCAGGCGAAGAAGAACATGAGCATCGACGGGAAGGAACTGACCATAAGTCCTGCGTATTTACTGTGGGACCTGAGTGCCGTCAGCCAG TCTAAGCAGGAGGAAGATGCCTCTGCCAGCCGCTTCGAGGATAACGAGGAGCTGAGGTACTCGCTGCGCTCTGTCGAGAGGCACGCGCCGTGGGTTCGGAATATTTTCATCGTCACCAATGGGCAGATTCCATCCTGGCTGAACCTTGATAATCCTCGAGTGAAAATAGTCACACACCAG GATGTTTTTCGAAATCTGAGCCACTTGCCTACCTTCAGTTCACCTGCTATTGAAAGTCACATCCATCGCATTGAAGGGCTGTCCCAGAAGTTCATTTACCTGAATGATGATGTCATGTTTGGAAAGGATGTCTGGCCGGATGATTTCTACAGTCACTCCAAAGGTCAGAAG GTTTATTTGACATGGCCTGTGCCAAATTGTGCTGAGGGCTGCCCGGGGTCCTGGATTAAAGACGGCTATTGTGACAAGGCTTGTAATAATTCGGCCTGTGATTGGGATGGCGGTGATTGCTCTG gtaaCAGTGGTGCAAGTCGCTATATTGCAGGAGGCGGGGGCACCGGGAGCCTTGGAGTCGGACAGCCCTGGCATTTTGGTGGAGGAATAAGTGGCATCTCTTACTGTAATCAAGGATGCGCAAATTCCTGGCTGGCCGATAAGTTCTGTGACCAAGCCTGCAATGTCTTATCCTGTGGGTTCGATGCTGGTGATTGTGGGCAAG ATCATTTTCATGAATTGTATAAAGTAACTCTTCTCCCAAACCAGACTCACTATGTTATTCCAAAAGGTGAATGCCTGCCTTATTTCAGCTTTGCAGAAATAGCCAAAAGGGGAATCGAAGGCGCCTATAGTGACAACCCAATAATCCGACATGCTTCTATCGCCAACAAGTGGAGGACCATCCACCTCCTAATGCACAGCGGAATGAACGCGACCACAATACATTTTAATCTCACATTTCAAAGTACAAACGATGAAGAGTTCAAAATCCAGATAGCAGTAGAGGTTGACACGAGGGAGGAGCCCAAACGGAATTCTACGACCCGGAAGTCTCCCCAGAGTGTGGTTAGCCCCACAACACTTCTTCCAGAGGTGGAGATCCTATTTGAGGATATCCCCGAAGAAAAACGCTTCCCCAAGGTCAAGAGACATGATGTTAACACAACAGGACGATTACAGGTGGGGGTGGAAATTCCGCTGGTCAATATTTCACTCCTTCCAAGAGAAACCCAGTTGAGCCTTAATCACTTGGATTTGCAACTAGAGCGGGGAGACATCACCATGAAAGGATACAATCTGTCTAAGTCAGCCCTGCTGAGGTCTTTTCTGATGAACCCACAGGATGCAGTGTTAACAATAAAGCACCCTCCAGTGACAGAGCAAAGAAATGACAGTTTGGAGGCCCCACTGGAAGAACAGGTTCACAAAAGCATCTTACCAAGCAGCTCATTGTCTTTTCCAGCAGTGACAATGACAGTGAATGGCCACCCCCAGAACCAGACTCCACCCCTGGACGTAGAAACCAAAGCAAGATTCAGGTCCAAGACTGTGACCCCAAAAGTAGGGGCTGGAAGTGTGTCAAAAGAAAAGCTCTCATCTCTGGTTTTCCCACTGGAAAACAGGGAGAGACAAGACAAGGTAATCACAGGGGAAGAGCAAGAGAAGAACAGAATGGAGGAAAATGCTAATAGTTTCCTAGGTGGTGATGAAGTATTACCTGGAAGAAAGCTGCAACATTACACAGACAGTTACCTGGGCTTTTTGCCATGGGAGAAGAAAAAGTACTTCCAAGATCTTCTTGAT GAAGAAGAGTCACTGAAGACACAACTGGCATACTTTACTGATAGCAGACACACGGGGAGGCAACTAAAAGATACGTTCGCAGATTCCCTCCGATATGTAAACAAAATTCTAAATGGCAAGTTTGGATTCACATCTCGGAAAGTCCCTGCACACATGCCTCACATGATTGACCGAATAGTTATGCAAGAACTGCAAGACAT GTTCCCTGAAGAATTTGATAAGACGTCATTTCACAAAGTGCGCCATTCTGAGGACATGCAGTTTgccttctcttatttttattatctcatgAGTGCAGTTCAGCCACTGAATATATCTCAAGTTTTTGATGAAGTCGATACAGACCAATCTGGTGTCTTATCTGACAGAGAAATCCGCACACTGGCTACCAGAATTCATGATCTGCCTTTAAGTTTGCAg gATTTAACAGGTCTGGAACACATGTTAATAAATTGTTCAAAAATGCTTCCTGCTAATATCACTCAGCTAAACAACATCCCACCAACTCAGGAAGCGTACTATGATCCCAATCTG CCACCAGTCACTAAAAGTCTAGTAACCAACTGTAAACCAGTAACTGATAAAATCCACAAAGCATAtaaggacaaaaacaaatatag ATTTGAAATCATGGGAGAAGAAGAAATTGCTTTTAAGATGATTCGTACCAATGTTTCTCATGTGGTTGGCCAGTTGGATGATATAAGAAAAAACCCCAG GAAGTTCGTTTGCCTGAATGACAACATTGACCACAATCATAAAGATGCCCAGACAGTGAAGGCCGTTCTCAGGGACTTCTATGAATCCATgttccccatcccatcccagtTTGAGCTGCCAAGGGAGTATCGGAACCGTTTCCTTCATATGCATGAGCTACAGGAATG
- the GNPTAB gene encoding N-acetylglucosamine-1-phosphotransferase subunits alpha/beta isoform X5, which translates to MEGEMKGEVDVTSEDGQDGRTVWQGGSGISSHLDSDHSNFCSRHGTFKLQLYSEASVALLKLHNPKDFQELNKQAKKNMSIDGKELTISPAYLLWDLSAVSQSKQEEDASASRFEDNEELRYSLRSVERHAPWVRNIFIVTNGQIPSWLNLDNPRVKIVTHQDVFRNLSHLPTFSSPAIESHIHRIEGLSQKFIYLNDDVMFGKDVWPDDFYSHSKGQKVYLTWPVPNCAEGCPGSWIKDGYCDKACNNSACDWDGGDCSGNSGASRYIAGGGGTGSLGVGQPWHFGGGISGISYCNQGCANSWLADKFCDQACNVLSCGFDAGDCGQDHFHELYKVTLLPNQTHYVIPKGECLPYFSFAEIAKRGIEGAYSDNPIIRHASIANKWRTIHLLMHSGMNATTIHFNLTFQSTNDEEFKIQIAVEVDTREEPKRNSTTRKSPQSVVSPTTLLPEVEILFEDIPEEKRFPKVKRHDVNTTGRLQVGVEIPLVNISLLPRETQLSLNHLDLQLERGDITMKGYNLSKSALLRSFLMNPQDAVLTIKHPPVTEQRNDSLEAPLEEQVHKSILPSSSLSFPAVTMTVNGHPQNQTPPLDVETKARFRSKTVTPKVGAGSVSKEKLSSLVFPLENRERQDKVITGEEQEKNRMEENANSFLGGDEVLPGRKLQHYTDSYLGFLPWEKKKYFQDLLDEEESLKTQLAYFTDSRHTGRQLKDTFADSLRYVNKILNGKFGFTSRKVPAHMPHMIDRIVMQELQDMFPEEFDKTSFHKVRHSEDMQFAFSYFYYLMSAVQPLNISQVFDEVDTDQSGVLSDREIRTLATRIHDLPLSLQDLTGLEHMLINCSKMLPANITQLNNIPPTQEAYYDPNLPPVTKSLVTNCKPVTDKIHKAYKDKNKYRFEIMGEEEIAFKMIRTNVSHVVGQLDDIRKNPRKFVCLNDNIDHNHKDAQTVKAVLRDFYESMFPIPSQFELPREYRNRFLHMHELQEWRAYRDKLKFWTHCVLATLIMFTVFSFFAEQLIALKRKIFPRRRIHKEASPDRIRV; encoded by the exons TTGCAGTTGTATTCAGAGGCCAGTGTAGCACTTCTAAAGTTGCATAACCCCAAAGATTTCCAAGAACTGAATAAGCAGGCGAAGAAGAACATGAGCATCGACGGGAAGGAACTGACCATAAGTCCTGCGTATTTACTGTGGGACCTGAGTGCCGTCAGCCAG TCTAAGCAGGAGGAAGATGCCTCTGCCAGCCGCTTCGAGGATAACGAGGAGCTGAGGTACTCGCTGCGCTCTGTCGAGAGGCACGCGCCGTGGGTTCGGAATATTTTCATCGTCACCAATGGGCAGATTCCATCCTGGCTGAACCTTGATAATCCTCGAGTGAAAATAGTCACACACCAG GATGTTTTTCGAAATCTGAGCCACTTGCCTACCTTCAGTTCACCTGCTATTGAAAGTCACATCCATCGCATTGAAGGGCTGTCCCAGAAGTTCATTTACCTGAATGATGATGTCATGTTTGGAAAGGATGTCTGGCCGGATGATTTCTACAGTCACTCCAAAGGTCAGAAG GTTTATTTGACATGGCCTGTGCCAAATTGTGCTGAGGGCTGCCCGGGGTCCTGGATTAAAGACGGCTATTGTGACAAGGCTTGTAATAATTCGGCCTGTGATTGGGATGGCGGTGATTGCTCTG gtaaCAGTGGTGCAAGTCGCTATATTGCAGGAGGCGGGGGCACCGGGAGCCTTGGAGTCGGACAGCCCTGGCATTTTGGTGGAGGAATAAGTGGCATCTCTTACTGTAATCAAGGATGCGCAAATTCCTGGCTGGCCGATAAGTTCTGTGACCAAGCCTGCAATGTCTTATCCTGTGGGTTCGATGCTGGTGATTGTGGGCAAG ATCATTTTCATGAATTGTATAAAGTAACTCTTCTCCCAAACCAGACTCACTATGTTATTCCAAAAGGTGAATGCCTGCCTTATTTCAGCTTTGCAGAAATAGCCAAAAGGGGAATCGAAGGCGCCTATAGTGACAACCCAATAATCCGACATGCTTCTATCGCCAACAAGTGGAGGACCATCCACCTCCTAATGCACAGCGGAATGAACGCGACCACAATACATTTTAATCTCACATTTCAAAGTACAAACGATGAAGAGTTCAAAATCCAGATAGCAGTAGAGGTTGACACGAGGGAGGAGCCCAAACGGAATTCTACGACCCGGAAGTCTCCCCAGAGTGTGGTTAGCCCCACAACACTTCTTCCAGAGGTGGAGATCCTATTTGAGGATATCCCCGAAGAAAAACGCTTCCCCAAGGTCAAGAGACATGATGTTAACACAACAGGACGATTACAGGTGGGGGTGGAAATTCCGCTGGTCAATATTTCACTCCTTCCAAGAGAAACCCAGTTGAGCCTTAATCACTTGGATTTGCAACTAGAGCGGGGAGACATCACCATGAAAGGATACAATCTGTCTAAGTCAGCCCTGCTGAGGTCTTTTCTGATGAACCCACAGGATGCAGTGTTAACAATAAAGCACCCTCCAGTGACAGAGCAAAGAAATGACAGTTTGGAGGCCCCACTGGAAGAACAGGTTCACAAAAGCATCTTACCAAGCAGCTCATTGTCTTTTCCAGCAGTGACAATGACAGTGAATGGCCACCCCCAGAACCAGACTCCACCCCTGGACGTAGAAACCAAAGCAAGATTCAGGTCCAAGACTGTGACCCCAAAAGTAGGGGCTGGAAGTGTGTCAAAAGAAAAGCTCTCATCTCTGGTTTTCCCACTGGAAAACAGGGAGAGACAAGACAAGGTAATCACAGGGGAAGAGCAAGAGAAGAACAGAATGGAGGAAAATGCTAATAGTTTCCTAGGTGGTGATGAAGTATTACCTGGAAGAAAGCTGCAACATTACACAGACAGTTACCTGGGCTTTTTGCCATGGGAGAAGAAAAAGTACTTCCAAGATCTTCTTGAT GAAGAAGAGTCACTGAAGACACAACTGGCATACTTTACTGATAGCAGACACACGGGGAGGCAACTAAAAGATACGTTCGCAGATTCCCTCCGATATGTAAACAAAATTCTAAATGGCAAGTTTGGATTCACATCTCGGAAAGTCCCTGCACACATGCCTCACATGATTGACCGAATAGTTATGCAAGAACTGCAAGACAT GTTCCCTGAAGAATTTGATAAGACGTCATTTCACAAAGTGCGCCATTCTGAGGACATGCAGTTTgccttctcttatttttattatctcatgAGTGCAGTTCAGCCACTGAATATATCTCAAGTTTTTGATGAAGTCGATACAGACCAATCTGGTGTCTTATCTGACAGAGAAATCCGCACACTGGCTACCAGAATTCATGATCTGCCTTTAAGTTTGCAg gATTTAACAGGTCTGGAACACATGTTAATAAATTGTTCAAAAATGCTTCCTGCTAATATCACTCAGCTAAACAACATCCCACCAACTCAGGAAGCGTACTATGATCCCAATCTG CCACCAGTCACTAAAAGTCTAGTAACCAACTGTAAACCAGTAACTGATAAAATCCACAAAGCATAtaaggacaaaaacaaatatag ATTTGAAATCATGGGAGAAGAAGAAATTGCTTTTAAGATGATTCGTACCAATGTTTCTCATGTGGTTGGCCAGTTGGATGATATAAGAAAAAACCCCAG GAAGTTCGTTTGCCTGAATGACAACATTGACCACAATCATAAAGATGCCCAGACAGTGAAGGCCGTTCTCAGGGACTTCTATGAATCCATgttccccatcccatcccagtTTGAGCTGCCAAGGGAGTATCGGAACCGTTTCCTTCATATGCATGAGCTACAGGAATG
- the GNPTAB gene encoding N-acetylglucosamine-1-phosphotransferase subunits alpha/beta isoform X6: protein MQDLAFLSGFPPTFKETKQLKTKLPENLSSKIKLLQLYSEASVALLKLHNPKDFQELNKQAKKNMSIDGKELTISPAYLLWDLSAVSQSKQEEDASASRFEDNEELRYSLRSVERHAPWVRNIFIVTNGQIPSWLNLDNPRVKIVTHQDVFRNLSHLPTFSSPAIESHIHRIEGLSQKFIYLNDDVMFGKDVWPDDFYSHSKGQKVYLTWPVPNCAEGCPGSWIKDGYCDKACNNSACDWDGGDCSGNSGASRYIAGGGGTGSLGVGQPWHFGGGISGISYCNQGCANSWLADKFCDQACNVLSCGFDAGDCGQDHFHELYKVTLLPNQTHYVIPKGECLPYFSFAEIAKRGIEGAYSDNPIIRHASIANKWRTIHLLMHSGMNATTIHFNLTFQSTNDEEFKIQIAVEVDTREEPKRNSTTRKSPQSVVSPTTLLPEVEILFEDIPEEKRFPKVKRHDVNTTGRLQVGVEIPLVNISLLPRETQLSLNHLDLQLERGDITMKGYNLSKSALLRSFLMNPQDAVLTIKHPPVTEQRNDSLEAPLEEQVHKSILPSSSLSFPAVTMTVNGHPQNQTPPLDVETKARFRSKTVTPKVGAGSVSKEKLSSLVFPLENRERQDKVITGEEQEKNRMEENANSFLGGDEVLPGRKLQHYTDSYLGFLPWEKKKYFQDLLDEEESLKTQLAYFTDSRHTGRQLKDTFADSLRYVNKILNGKFGFTSRKVPAHMPHMIDRIVMQELQDMFPEEFDKTSFHKVRHSEDMQFAFSYFYYLMSAVQPLNISQVFDEVDTDQSGVLSDREIRTLATRIHDLPLSLQDLTGLEHMLINCSKMLPANITQLNNIPPTQEAYYDPNLPPVTKSLVTNCKPVTDKIHKAYKDKNKYRFEIMGEEEIAFKMIRTNVSHVVGQLDDIRKNPRKFVCLNDNIDHNHKDAQTVKAVLRDFYESMFPIPSQFELPREYRNRFLHMHELQEWRAYRDKLKFWTHCVLATLIMFTVFSFFAEQLIALKRKIFPRRRIHKEASPDRIRV, encoded by the exons TTGCAGTTGTATTCAGAGGCCAGTGTAGCACTTCTAAAGTTGCATAACCCCAAAGATTTCCAAGAACTGAATAAGCAGGCGAAGAAGAACATGAGCATCGACGGGAAGGAACTGACCATAAGTCCTGCGTATTTACTGTGGGACCTGAGTGCCGTCAGCCAG TCTAAGCAGGAGGAAGATGCCTCTGCCAGCCGCTTCGAGGATAACGAGGAGCTGAGGTACTCGCTGCGCTCTGTCGAGAGGCACGCGCCGTGGGTTCGGAATATTTTCATCGTCACCAATGGGCAGATTCCATCCTGGCTGAACCTTGATAATCCTCGAGTGAAAATAGTCACACACCAG GATGTTTTTCGAAATCTGAGCCACTTGCCTACCTTCAGTTCACCTGCTATTGAAAGTCACATCCATCGCATTGAAGGGCTGTCCCAGAAGTTCATTTACCTGAATGATGATGTCATGTTTGGAAAGGATGTCTGGCCGGATGATTTCTACAGTCACTCCAAAGGTCAGAAG GTTTATTTGACATGGCCTGTGCCAAATTGTGCTGAGGGCTGCCCGGGGTCCTGGATTAAAGACGGCTATTGTGACAAGGCTTGTAATAATTCGGCCTGTGATTGGGATGGCGGTGATTGCTCTG gtaaCAGTGGTGCAAGTCGCTATATTGCAGGAGGCGGGGGCACCGGGAGCCTTGGAGTCGGACAGCCCTGGCATTTTGGTGGAGGAATAAGTGGCATCTCTTACTGTAATCAAGGATGCGCAAATTCCTGGCTGGCCGATAAGTTCTGTGACCAAGCCTGCAATGTCTTATCCTGTGGGTTCGATGCTGGTGATTGTGGGCAAG ATCATTTTCATGAATTGTATAAAGTAACTCTTCTCCCAAACCAGACTCACTATGTTATTCCAAAAGGTGAATGCCTGCCTTATTTCAGCTTTGCAGAAATAGCCAAAAGGGGAATCGAAGGCGCCTATAGTGACAACCCAATAATCCGACATGCTTCTATCGCCAACAAGTGGAGGACCATCCACCTCCTAATGCACAGCGGAATGAACGCGACCACAATACATTTTAATCTCACATTTCAAAGTACAAACGATGAAGAGTTCAAAATCCAGATAGCAGTAGAGGTTGACACGAGGGAGGAGCCCAAACGGAATTCTACGACCCGGAAGTCTCCCCAGAGTGTGGTTAGCCCCACAACACTTCTTCCAGAGGTGGAGATCCTATTTGAGGATATCCCCGAAGAAAAACGCTTCCCCAAGGTCAAGAGACATGATGTTAACACAACAGGACGATTACAGGTGGGGGTGGAAATTCCGCTGGTCAATATTTCACTCCTTCCAAGAGAAACCCAGTTGAGCCTTAATCACTTGGATTTGCAACTAGAGCGGGGAGACATCACCATGAAAGGATACAATCTGTCTAAGTCAGCCCTGCTGAGGTCTTTTCTGATGAACCCACAGGATGCAGTGTTAACAATAAAGCACCCTCCAGTGACAGAGCAAAGAAATGACAGTTTGGAGGCCCCACTGGAAGAACAGGTTCACAAAAGCATCTTACCAAGCAGCTCATTGTCTTTTCCAGCAGTGACAATGACAGTGAATGGCCACCCCCAGAACCAGACTCCACCCCTGGACGTAGAAACCAAAGCAAGATTCAGGTCCAAGACTGTGACCCCAAAAGTAGGGGCTGGAAGTGTGTCAAAAGAAAAGCTCTCATCTCTGGTTTTCCCACTGGAAAACAGGGAGAGACAAGACAAGGTAATCACAGGGGAAGAGCAAGAGAAGAACAGAATGGAGGAAAATGCTAATAGTTTCCTAGGTGGTGATGAAGTATTACCTGGAAGAAAGCTGCAACATTACACAGACAGTTACCTGGGCTTTTTGCCATGGGAGAAGAAAAAGTACTTCCAAGATCTTCTTGAT GAAGAAGAGTCACTGAAGACACAACTGGCATACTTTACTGATAGCAGACACACGGGGAGGCAACTAAAAGATACGTTCGCAGATTCCCTCCGATATGTAAACAAAATTCTAAATGGCAAGTTTGGATTCACATCTCGGAAAGTCCCTGCACACATGCCTCACATGATTGACCGAATAGTTATGCAAGAACTGCAAGACAT GTTCCCTGAAGAATTTGATAAGACGTCATTTCACAAAGTGCGCCATTCTGAGGACATGCAGTTTgccttctcttatttttattatctcatgAGTGCAGTTCAGCCACTGAATATATCTCAAGTTTTTGATGAAGTCGATACAGACCAATCTGGTGTCTTATCTGACAGAGAAATCCGCACACTGGCTACCAGAATTCATGATCTGCCTTTAAGTTTGCAg gATTTAACAGGTCTGGAACACATGTTAATAAATTGTTCAAAAATGCTTCCTGCTAATATCACTCAGCTAAACAACATCCCACCAACTCAGGAAGCGTACTATGATCCCAATCTG CCACCAGTCACTAAAAGTCTAGTAACCAACTGTAAACCAGTAACTGATAAAATCCACAAAGCATAtaaggacaaaaacaaatatag ATTTGAAATCATGGGAGAAGAAGAAATTGCTTTTAAGATGATTCGTACCAATGTTTCTCATGTGGTTGGCCAGTTGGATGATATAAGAAAAAACCCCAG GAAGTTCGTTTGCCTGAATGACAACATTGACCACAATCATAAAGATGCCCAGACAGTGAAGGCCGTTCTCAGGGACTTCTATGAATCCATgttccccatcccatcccagtTTGAGCTGCCAAGGGAGTATCGGAACCGTTTCCTTCATATGCATGAGCTACAGGAATG